The Chrysemys picta bellii isolate R12L10 chromosome 5, ASM1138683v2, whole genome shotgun sequence DNA segment ggctccaggaggtggaggggcctgaccccgagagagagtggacccccgagaagggctgtgtcactgaaaggggcaccccccacggaccgcacggggccaagagtgggcacagcCTGTGCGTCCGTGACAGAGGGATCAAAGCGGGTCCTCCCTGGGAACGGTCATTGGGTTTGCAGGAAATGCTACATTGGAAGTAGGGAAAATCAGAAATGAGCCTGAccccaaatccccctcccccggcaccccagATCCTGGCACTGTTCCTCTGCCCATCTCTGCTTTTAAACTGATGGGTGAATCCCCTGAGTCTGGTACTAAGGCTTCACATCCTTTCCGATAGTTTGCCACAAGGCACATCGCAGAATTGGAACCTCAGctgcccccttccacctcctTCTGGTATGACACAAGGCACTGACCCATTGTCCAAGCCCCTAGGAGGTTCCTGCACTCACCTGTTCTGCCTGGGAGGAGACAGAGGTCAGGTGTAAGTTCCAAGACACACAGAACTTCTCGGCCTCGTCCCACGactgttttctttttgaaaagtAATAGAGGTTCCCACCGTAaaacctccagctccctgggAATACTGTCAGCACGTCACCTAGgagcagagactgaggtgagACGCCCGGGCTAAAGTCACAGGGACACACGCAGGGAGATCAGGGTTTCTAGTGCTGCATTTCCCCTGCCCTTCAGCTGCCCCAAGCTTAGGGAACTTCTGAATCCTGATTCTTCAGCATCACAATAAGTAACTTCTGTGGCTATATGATGGATCCCAAAGAGCgctgcagaaagcagacaccACGGCGTCACtcccccagcactgaaatgcagctgcatcggggctggagcatgggccctggtcccagtacagagcaGCACGGCTGTAATGGGAAAGGGGAGACTCACTGTTCAGCTGAGCTGGCAGGGGGAATTCAGGAGGGGGAATGTAGCTGCCCAAGGTGGAACAGCCCCTGGTTCTGTATCAACAATTTTCAGTGATCTTAAGTGGTGAAGGTCTCGGGTGTTTTCCACTTTGGCAcctcccccaacaccctgccGGGGGCGCTGGCTCAGTGATGGTTCTGAAAGTAACGCCCCATACGCTGAAATGCCAGTATCACTTTTTGCCTGGGAGCTGACGGGtttggagcatctaagaagagctgGTAGCTGGGTGCTCCCATTAGGCTAACGAGGCCCAGGGTGTAATTTAACTCCACACTGATCACCACGGTGTGGGCCCAGGTGCAGCCACCGGTGATGTTTAATGTAAGAGAACTCGGTGCTGGTGAAAGGCGCTGCGCTGTCAGCCTTGGAGCCTGAAATCCTCCGTTTATCCTCAGCACCAGGAGAAACGACACCAGCCAGCACTGCTTCTAGTACTTACAGCAGCGACCTTGCACTGCTGCTCGCGCTGCACCGTCCAAACGAATCTGGATTTCTCCACACATTGCACTGACATTACCCAGCTGGGCTTTCAGCATCCGGACTCCTGCCTGTGCTTCATCCAATAGCTGCAGACCTAGAAGAAAGTCACAGCgacttcagtggagatgcagAACACTTGATTATCAGCACGTGTGGTAGAGCAGCACCTGCAGACCcctctgtgccaggcgctgtacggacaggaggggacagtccctgctctcaaCAGCTCACAGTCAAAATCGACTCTAGGTGGGAGAAATAAAGGATGATTTTTctgctggggaactgaggtgcagggagatgtgcccaacatcacacaggaagtttgcagCGGAGCTGGGAAGTgaccccagctctcctgaattctaaccctgtcccCCCAATCTCCCCAGCCTCCTCTTCCCAATCGCTCCCACCTTGTGAGCTGTGAGTGGGTcacctgcagcatggggcagagctggggctgcaagaacatCCCTAGACCCGAGCCATGGccctgggctccaggctgggattttgAACAGCACAGCTTTCCGGCGTGTTCCGTGCCGGGgtttagttcaggcccatcttctgATTGGACGCTTAATAGCCTGATCCATGGACCAGTTTGTATGTGCAGCCAGGTGCCAGACAGACAGAGCGTTGTGAGACGTGGCCACAAGGGGGCGCTCTGCCTCCAGCAATGGGACTGTGGCTGTTACCCAAATTATTGGAGCAGcataggaggggctcagggcctgGGGGGAATTGAGACCCAcgagtgcagctccactgacgtcCTGCTTACACCAGGGTCTGAACTCGCCCCCGTATGTCTAATGAGCTGCATCCGTCTGTCCCGCGAATGCAATCCTGACAATACAGGGCCATGGTGAAAACTCTGGAGCGAAGGgagcaacagggaaaggacagaagatgtgaCCACTAGTCACCCTGCTTAGGAGCGTGGGGCGGATGCAGCCAGCCTGCCACTGCCAGGAAGGGAGCTAGGAGGGAAGCTGGAGCAGCCGCCCGTCCCTGGGAACAGAGCCTCCGTTGGCAGAGGaatgggcagagcagcagctcaTTAGATGGGGGCCGGGACCACCTGGCAGGGACGTCTATGGAGGGGAGTAGGAGGATGCCAGGCACCCACCATCCCTATAGGCCGGAGAGTGCTCAGCTTCTAGGCCAAGGGAGGGGAGCCGACCCTGATGCCTAAGACCCTCGTCCTGTGACTTACTGTCCGATCCCTTTGCTGAGGCGTCCGAGGGGTTGTCAGGCTGCAGAGAGACTTGGAGCTTCTGCACCGCTTCTTCAATCGCTTGCAGCTTGCTCTGTGCCCGGAGATCTAGAAATCACATGTCTGCAGGTCAGCGACTGAACTGAACTGCGGCTGGAGACCAGCCAGGCCCGGAGAAGGAATATGCTCCGAGTGCGAACCAATTCTCTATGActtcttttattttaatcttgGAAACCTTCCCTCCCGAGGAGAGACACAGGCAAAGCCAGGGCCCCATTTGGGGTTCTCTCCTGGTGTATGTTACACCGTCTTAACATAGGGtgtcagctctttggagcagggagctacaaactccagcagagcagattgagattaaatctcaggaaaagcttccttcCTGTGAGACCAGCAGGACGATGGACCAGACGCCTcggggggttgtggaagctccttcactggaggttttcaaaaggaggctggagccgtcGGTCTGGGATGGGTCAGACACaccaaatcctgcatcttggcaggggttagactggattcccttgcggtcccttctcacccgatggttctgtgattctatgacctcATTTTCCTGAGTGTTTGTGCAGCCCCTAGCACTATGGAAAGCAGGACCTGGGTGCAGCTTCTGGGCCCTGTGGCCATCCAAGTGCTTATTAACCATCCTgacagctctgctcctggtgTGTCTCAGGGGCCTGTCCCTAACTGTAGGTCCAGACCCTTAGAGGTGTTCAGGCCCCAAACTCCCAGTGATTCCAATGGAAACCAGGAGCCCAAAtgccctgaggatctgggcttgcAGGACTACTGGCCAGCTGCTCAGATGGTGTCAATCAGACTTCAGAGGAGCTACTTCGATTGACACATGCAGAGCATCTGTCCCTAAAAATCAGCCTTCACTCCCCTTAGTGCTGCAGGGCCAACACGATGCCCCAGGGAGCAGCTTCTCTTCCAgcttgtgcatcatcaacagacTTGATCTAAGTGGTGTCTGCGGAACCTTTCCCGCGATCCACCGTACGTCTCTGGCTCctttcactgcagtatctgagcacctcacaggctttaatatattatttaatgTCGCAcgacacccctgtgaagtagggaaatcTCCTCTCCCcgttttacaggtggagaactgaggcagagacaggtCTCATAGACCTTACagccagaagggcccatcatgatcataatctgacctcctgcaggccacagaacctcacccacccacttctgtaataggcccataacctctggctgagttactgaagtcctcaaatcatgatctaaatacttcaagttacagagaatccagcaTTGACACTAGTtgaaatctgcaagtgacccgtgccccggGCTGTCAGAGGATggtaaaaaaaccccagggtctctgccagtctgattttggggaaaattccttcccgaccccattGAAAGGTTGATCAAGACCAAGTTAAatgggagactacaacgggtcatgctcaaaggtgaactgtcaggctggagggaagttactagtggagttcctcagggatcggccTTGGGataaatcttatttaacattttcattaacgaccttggcacaaaaaggggGAGTGCACTaatgaaatctgcagatgacacagagttgggaggtattgccagcatagaggaggaccggaatatcatacgAGTAgagctggatgaccttgaaacCTGGAGtagtagaaatgggatgaaattcagtagtGCAAATGTCATGGTCATGCACGTAGGGATTAACAGcaatattaatccccatcttctccaagttgactaataatttcccatgtggaactgtatcaaatgccctgaaatccagatagatgagatctactgcatttcctttgtctaaaaaatcagttatcttctcaaagaaagagaaggttggtctggcatgatcgaTCTTTTGTAAAActgtgttgtattttatcccatttACCGTTAACATCTATGCCcctaactactttctccttcctAATTAGTTCAAAGACTTaacatacaattgaggtcaaactaaaaGGTCTGTAGTTTTCCGGATCACTTTGTTCCTGTTTCTAAAAAATAGGAACtccattagcaattctccagtcactgGGTCTGACCCCTGAGTTTATGGATTCACTAAAAAGTTCTTGCTGGTGGGCTTTCCATTTcacgtgccagttcctttaatattcttggatggaggtTATCGAGACCCCCCAGTTTGGTTctattaagctgttcgagtttgacttccacctcattCTATCCTCGTTCCCATTAGCCAGCCTGCCACTACCCCTAAACTCCTCATTCCATTTATTAAAAATGGAGGCAAAGTATTTGCTTAGTCATTTgcccatgcctagattatcttcaGTCTCCAACACATCCTCCATCTTTGGCAGTCCCTTTttgtttatatggctatagaaccattTACTGTtcattttaattccctttgcaaggtccagctctgcttggctCTTGGCAGTTGTCACTTTTCCCTGCACTTTCTgatctccaagaggtagctttccttgctgatccctcccatcttccattccttgtaggatttctgctttctcttaatcacctgtgTGAGACGCTCGTTTATCCAGCCTGGTCCGCAAGCCGTCcctaggaagtttttccccttgcttgggatgcaggcttcagggagcttctgcaactttgacttaaagtaattccaagcctcccccactttcagatccttgagttcttcaacCCAGTCCATTCctgggcaggaagaataaagtgttgttaccctgattatgtgaaccaaggacaatgaaactgttttatgacagagggtctcaccatcaactatgtagcacttgctagacaagggacatggattccaaaacccagtgaagtgaGTGAGGTGGGGGGCAGGTATTTGCACCTGGTGGTGTGGATCCTTTTGCAAGTTTGAAACACCAGTtgtatttccttctctctctttactgtTGGGTGTCAGAGCTAATtctgattccattaggagtctggTTGCAGGCTGctaagctgaattcactttgggccagtggtgcaccagcactggggctcccctactacaagttGAAATCACTGAAGAattaaagttactaagagctgagatcactgactGCTGAGTTAACTACTGGGGGAGTCTGAAGCTATATTGTTAAGTGGCTGGTAGAGTGGAGGAGTTTGTGGGATGGCcggtggagcggagcggctggcagagcagagcagtttgtgggacggttggagcggcccatggaaTGGCGAGCGGGGcggagtggagctgagcagtttgcggggatggctggagcggcttatgggacggctggaggagcggagcggcttgtggtgaaggctgcagcagaaccccacggagaggcggggcagtcggcctcggaccatgtaaggtgccccttaacactccacgccccccctttccccacccctccatttccacccaggctgggaggtaaaactctgcagataaacttttgaactttggggctgcactgaccagcgacagagacttttgggttgttggacttttgggactttgggtgatttttgggttgctggactcaagaaccaaagggaaaggacacggcccaatttgctggggtgggtctttgctcatggtttggtttatgaaccctagttgtgcTGTTtccccaatttaatgctgatgttgtttacctaatgttattaaacattttctgctacaccgggactgtgcttgcgagaggggaagtatttccTATTtgaggcgcccaggggtgtgtgtaagaattttcccaggtcactgggtggggggcttgagctggttttgtCTTATGTTGTTGGGAGAGGACCCCTaggtactgaacccggcccttgctgctatcaactcagcctggcagaagggttacattaatAAGGAGTCaccaatcacgtagacctgcctcttcctggtgttggtgccattctccagccttcctcctgTTCCTTCTGCATGCAAGTCCTCTTGTCTTTTGTTCTCCCTTGCTATCTACTGCAAGTCCTCCTCTGTCCTCCTGGGGCTCCGAACTCTGGGTATgtacattgactcttcccctcttcttgtaggactaactgctcttctcttcttcctggcCCTCCCACCTTCGGCTACTCCCTGCTGCAAGCATTCTTCACtttccaactcagcaaacctaTTCCTGAACTATACTTCTCCTTCACTAACTGGTCTTTTCCTCTGCCCGGTTCTCATAATAATGTTTTCACTGGCCACTTTattcacccagcagtctcccctccatGTTCTCCAGTCCAGCTTGGATCTGCCAGTCTTgagttttcccttcagcctcctctcgtcttccctccatcatctgctcgaatCCCCTTCAAAACTCAACCATAGTTTCCATCTGCATCTCCAAACCTCGGCtcttctcttccatcagctctCTCAGGCGGCACTTTATACAAACAAGCTTTTTTCAGGTACCTGCTCCAGGATCATcccgcagcttccacatctggTCATCTTCACTGTCTCTTCCATTGCTTgtgtcactaccactgctgcctctgtgtcTGTCACACCCTTCCCACCTAAGCGCCTGTCAAGGAGAAAGAAAACTCCACACAACACAAAAACAGAACGCCaacgcccctcccccaaactctccTTACAATGGCGCACGCTAAGTCCCCTTATTCCAGTTGTTTGCTGGCTTCTTTGCCACTGGCCGGTTGCCTTTATAGGCCCCCTAACCAGGGAAGCCCCGCCCCTGATCTGATGTGATCACAGGCTCTGCATGTCTCAGCGCCCTGCCCATACCAGCCTCTGCAAACTGAACACAACAAACCAGCAAGCAAACTCTCAAGAACCCACTCGCCAGAGGCGACGCATAGGGGGTGTGTTGCAGGGTGAAGtgcccccccccagatttctgcttgGCATGTCGGgccgggaggggggcagaggaagaggggctctgtccttctcccactgtGGCTGACCCCCGGCATGATTGGCCGCGTCCCTGGCAGCCGGGCCCGGGCAGGAATTGGAAGGGACAGGACCAGCCACTTCTCATGTCGGCCGCTCAGGGTCTCTGCTCTGTGCAGCGCAGcggctgcctgagagagcctggttGGGGAGGTGGCGGGGGCTACCCCGTCCAGGCCAGGCTACCAGGGACAGGGGTCGAGTAAGCTGGAGTCCCATCTCCCCCCGGCACGTTTCCGGCTCGCtcggcccctgtccccagcagccaggccctggtGGGGGTGACCCAGCGCCGCGCCCCCAGCCAgactctctcaggcagctgctgccctgcacagagcagtgacctGGAGCGACCGGCTTCAGCTGCATGAGAcgtggctccctcctgctcctcgccccggcccggctgccagggagagcggccGAATGTGCTGGGGGACAGGGGAGGTGCagcgggagaaggacagagccccctgCAGGTAACTCTGGTGGGGCGGGGACTGCATGGTGGCCCTGGGCTCGGCGCAGGGGTTGCTGGGCAGAGGAGACACGTGGGGCGGTcatgtgtcctcccctttagattgtggCCCCCCAGCATGGGGAGGCATCAGTCGTCTGTGCCACTCACTGCCCCTAAGGAACAGGGGCttgtctcccctctcctccaagaGCTCTCCACTCCAACtccctgttttcagctctgtttgctggctccagggcagggactctttggcagagcagggaattaaacccagcagTCTGAGCCCCCAGACAAGCGCCCGAACCACTGGGCCGTCCGGTCTCTCCGTAGGGCATTTCCATTGTGCCATGAGCACACCTGGGGCTGAGGCTCACGCTGGTGATAGGTGGTCAGGAAAGGACCCAGCGTGACCCTCAGAGCGCAGGTTGAGCACGTGGGGCTGCCACGTGTGATCTGAAGTCACTGAGGTGATGCTCAGGCAGGATGAAGTtcacccagaccatccctgacaggtgggtgtctaacctgtccttaaaaacctcccgtgatggggattccacagcctccctaggtgaCCTGTGCCAGTGCTGGACCATCGTTAGACTTAGAAAGTTTGTGCTAGTATCAAACCAGCAGGGCAAGATCTTACAACTCCATTCGAACTCCCTGGAGTAGGAGATTTATTTGGAGGGACAGACTGGAAACACGGTCGATATTCTGTTGAAATGTGggggtacccccccccccccattcaacccagctggcctgtatggaAGTTGGCAAACGTTGGGCTTGGAGCTGCAGTTGAACTTACATAGAAGTGTCACAGCCAGGAGGGACGTGGCCAGGGCCAGACTCAGGAGGAGAAGGACAGCAGTGACGATGCCCCCCGCCCTGGGCCGCCAAGGGACCGATGTCTTGGGAGGATTTCcttgaaggagaagaagaaacgTATCCATGGAAAGTTACAGCTCAAATGCCACTGACCGAGGAAACTCCATCCCCCAAATCCAATACCTGCTCAGCCTCCTATTCCCTGACTGTGGTTAACAGCAACAGCAGAACAGGCCAAATAAGGTCAGAACCGACCTGAACTCCAACGTGGAAAGTGACCCTccctaaatcaggagtgactctagTGCCAGGCAGGCGTCCTGTGAGAGAGATCTGGGAGCAGGACTTTCCCCTGCCTCAGCATTTCTTGAGAGGGAAGTTTAGGGCTTGTGAAGTTCATGCCCAAAGgagtatttttaaatgagaaaaggaaCCTGAACCAACTTATGAAATATCAAAACAATGAGGCAGTGAAATGAGGGGAAAATGATTCTTTGCAAGAGAAAAGTGGGGCTGACAGCAGCAGTGTGCTCAGAAGGGCCTTTCTACAGCATCCCTGTCTAATAACCCATACCCataagcaccccctccctgtCTGATCTGGGCCTCAGCCATTAGCTAGCGCAGCTCACCCATGGGGTGTGTTTCCTGGAACCAGCAGACAACATTCAGATGCACAGATAATCCCCTTATATTGCAGAAGTGGTTTCTCTCACGCTAACCAAAGGGTGAAGCTGCCTGTCTCTAATGTACTGAGTTTACAGTTCTCAGCCTTTACTGAAACAGATTCTGGGAGGAGCTTCTCTGTCACCCACGGCGGCTACATTtccttgtgttttcctttgtcgCTGCAGAGAGTCTAGCTGAGCTCGGTGCATAGCTGCAGCTGCCTACTGAACCTCACATCCTCACCCGCACCCTCCACATTCATCAGCCCCgtctccctgcctgtctcctgACCCTTCCTGGGCATCTTTCATGTGTTTGAAACCAGAACAGCTGGCACACAGCATCTGGATTGCACTGAAACCAAAGGGGATAAACAAACCCCCGGAGAAGGCCTTTGTTCAGTTGACACCTGCCCAAcctaacataagaacggccagagttggtcagaccaatggtccatccagtccactatcctgtctaccaacagtggccaatgagtgctccagagggaatgaagagaacagggaatcatcaagtgatccatcctctgtcgcccattcccagcttctggcaaagaagctagggacaccatccctgtccatcctggctaatagccattgatggacctattggCCTGAACTTATCTGagtcttttttgaactctgttatagtcttggccttcacaacatcctctgacaaggagttctaCAGAcagactgtgctttgtgtgaagaaatacttccttttgtttgttttaaacctgctgcctattaatttcacttggtgacccctagttcttgtgttatgagaaggagtaaataacacctccttatttacgttctccacaccagtcatgattttatacacctcagtcatatccccccttacttgtctcttttccaagctgaaaagtcccagtcttattaatctctcctcatatggcagccgttccatacccctaatcatttttgttgcccttttctgaaccttttccaattccaatatatcgtttttgagatggggcgaccacatctgcacgcagtattcaaggtgtgggtgtaccatggatttatatagagggaatatgatattttctgtcttactatctgtccctttcttaatgattcccaacattctcttcACCTTTTTgacgccgctgcacattgagtggatgttttcagagaactctccacaatgactccaagatccctctcttgagtggaaacagctaattcaGATACCATCATGTTATAGgtatacttgggattatgttttccaatgtgcattactttgcatttatcaacattgaatttcatctgccattttgttgcccggtcacccagcCAAAGCATTGACAGGGGCCCCTTGTGCTGGGAGCTTTAGGAAAACAGCCTGGTCCTTATCTCAGCATTTCCAGCTCCATTTGCTCCTTATCCTTGGAGGAACAGgttccctcccccgcaccccaagcTAGCATCTCCCTACCCCTGCTCATGGTTAGAAGCATTTGCTCGGgccgggaaggggcagagggtaaGGAAAGGCGGTGTCACTGTGAAATGGGGGGATGAGAGGGAACTGGTCCCCAGAGATGGGGGCTGTGAGGATTAGACCCTGGTGATCTCCTCCtgggagaggctgatggtggcagtgagctggggagggggaccctggaTGGCTTTTATGGCCAGCCCATGGCACTgcgctggccagcaggaggctgggatgCTGTGCAGGGACTCCCATCTCTCCCCCCTGTGACCTTCTCCCGTTGGGgactggcaggagagagattgcACTGGGGAGCACTGACCGAGCACCCTCGCCCACTGCCCGTGGGGCTGTCTAGACAGCACCAGGCTGAGCTCTGGGGACGTGGTCAGTGGATCAAGCGATCGCTGCCCAGAACGCTCTGCAGAGACCGCAAAGCCAAGGAGAGACCAGCGGGAGTCCAGGGTCTGGTGCAGCATCTTATGCTTACCtttgggctggggagcagcttCCGTCATCGGCATGTTCTCATAGATATTGTCCCTCGCCATTCTCCTGCCTTCGCGCTGAGCCGAGCCCCTGATCACTAGCCTGTGGGTCCTTTCAGCAGCCTGCTGGTTACAGCCTCTGTCTGACAGcatctctgggggaggggcagggaggtcagggaggaaggatggggtggaggggagggcagagacGGTTGGATGGAGGAAGTAgggcaagggggagggagtggaggggaagggagaggtggttggatggggaagaagggggagggcagagatGGTTGGATGAGGAtagagggggaggagtgaagggGAGAGACAGTTcgatgggggaaggaggtgggggaggaagaggaagacagcgCTCTGTCAGCAGCGCATGGCCATAGGTGCTGGATCTAGGGGGGCTGCCACTCCCCCTGGCTGGAAGCGGTTTCCATCCCATGCAGGGTTACAGttcggttcagtggctctcagcaccccactattcaCATTGTTGCAGCCCCCTGTGCCCAGCCTTTTATGGCCCCCTCTTGTGGGTGGGGTTCTGGCGAAAGCGTAAATGCGTGTGCGGTTGGGTTTTGGAGGTCATGCAgtggaggggctgggcctggggaagCCTGTGCCCTCTCCCCGCCTCCGCCACATCGCCCGCCCCGAAGGCCGGCCCTATCCTATGGGCATCCACGACTGTCCAAATCCGCATCTTTTCCTGTGTGTGACCAGCCAGGGGGAGATCTGCTGTCCAAAGAGACAGAACCTGCTCACTGCTCCGGCGGTAACATGGGACGAGAGGGGGCACGTGTGGAATCAAAAGTTAGTGTgttacacaagcactcctggtgagtatgagCAGCACTGGTACAAGCAGCCAAGTGGACACATGTCCAGCGATACACAAACGTTGGTGGCTGAACGCCGACATAACGTTGTAGCGGAGACACGGCCTCAGTAGCCATCTCTGGGgctatacaggaagtttccaggcAGGACAAGCAGCCCTGCAGGTTCCACACACTCACCGAGAGCTGAGCCGGTCAGAGCTCAGGGGGAAAGGTTACAAACATGGGAGCTAGAGACAGTCCAGGGGCTTGGTGACTGATCCATGTGGGACCAAGTGCTGTGGGGATCCAGCGTCAGGGAAGCGTCAGGGAGCaccttcccccatcccagccAGAGGGAAAGGCCTGGCTGGAGCTACCTGCTGTGAGGGCCAGGAGCCAACCCTTAAGGCCTTGTCGTCAGTGCAGAAGAGGGACGttaactcatagaatcatagaaccatcgAGTTAGAAGGAGCCGCACAGGTTATCTAGTCTAAGCCGTACCAAGATGCCAGGTTTGCTGTCtctaaaccatcccagacagtCGGCTAGCCTTTGAaaccctccagtgaaggagcttccacgacccccctaggcatctgttccattgtcctactgctcttacagtgaggaagtttgtcctgagatttaatctcaatCTGCGGTGCtgtatgtaaggggactgttgcccccgtACTAACACTCAGTGAGGgtgttgctagctcccagcactaaaaggggaggggtcgagggcaaatcaggaccctgagactgacagtccccaggaacaatggcgagaggccaatgctccaggtcagcctgattgacagggcgagCAGCTAATCAGTgagacaggaggccagggtgggtcccgttctccgtgtgagctggaatggcctgggtcagactgagtggggccgagctaaggagagagcaggggcccaagctgagctggagagcagaaccgggccagatccaaaggggccagagctgcagccacagagccagagacgcggcccagggagagcagatctggtgctgggagcagagctgcagccacagagccaggtgtggtgagcaagtggggccagccaaggggggaccctgggcaaagggcccagcacagaaagacacccccagacaagggcccttgcaggccagactgggggGACGGACCGTAACCTGACGGGGGGTAACGCTGGGacgaagg contains these protein-coding regions:
- the LOC135983839 gene encoding C-type lectin domain family 4 member F-like, which gives rise to MARDNIYENMPMTEAAPQPKGNPPKTSVPWRPRAGGIVTAVLLLLSLALATSLLAVTLLYLRAQSKLQAIEEAVQKLQVSLQPDNPSDASAKGSDSLQLLDEAQAGVRMLKAQLGNVSAMCGEIQIRLDGAARAAVQGRCCDVLTVFPGSWRFYGGNLYYFSKRKQSWDEAEKFCVSWNLHLTSVSSQAEQEFLSNETKGEDHWIGLTDLGTEGRWRWVDGTEYRADTSSGFWEENQPDNWHQGTGGREDCVQIRPRKLNTWNDANCTQLSRWICKQAHGPAGL